A window of the Cicer arietinum cultivar CDC Frontier isolate Library 1 chromosome 6, Cicar.CDCFrontier_v2.0, whole genome shotgun sequence genome harbors these coding sequences:
- the LOC101490737 gene encoding serine carboxypeptidase-like encodes MGFSKTSLSLLLLSFHILFSSSDATSRIPHRQLFQKTPTFSPNQQVNIIHGDSVDFVPGKMVEKNFSFLGGSDKPSIENLGHHAGYYSLPSSNSARMFYFFFESQNNTRDDPVVIWLTGGPGCSGEIALFYENGPFHISDKSQLVPNNYSWNKASNIIFVDQPIGTGFSYTLDDNDYSRDVTSISNYLYDFLQEFFKQHPDFVKNDFYITGESYAGQYIPALASRVRQGNKDSEGIHINLKGIAIGNGMTNPLIQYPSLPQYAVDMKLITKEDQDQINKLIPPCEDAIKSCESEGGDSCFTALTQCNDIMKNILSIAGGINYYDIRTQRDGELCYDFTPVETFLNDDSVKKALGVLEDLYFLACGRLANNKLIRARMNNFEDDIPALLEDGIKVLIYAGEYDLICNWLGISKWVHAMEWSGQKQFADSKTVPFLVDGAQAGSLNSYGLLSFLKVKGAGHMVPMDQPKAAFQMFVNWLDGTLNERSV; translated from the exons ATGGGGTTCTCCAAAACCTCTTTATCTCTTTTGTTGTTGTCGTTccacattttattttcttcatcaGATGCAACTTCTCGCATCCCACATCGTCAATTGTTTCAAAAAACACCAACCTTTTCACCAAATCAACAAGTTAATATAATACATGGTGACTCTGTTGATTTTGTCCCTGGAAAAATGGTTGAGAAAAATTTTTCGTTTCTTGGTGGTTCCGATAAGCCTTCTATTGAAAATCTTGGTCACCATGCAGGGTACTATTCCCTTCCTAGTTCCAATAGTGCAAG gatgttctattttttcttcgaATCACAAAACAATACTAGAGATGACCCAGTTGTGATATGGTTAACTGGAGGTCCAGGTTGCAGTGGTGAAATAGCTTTGTTTTACGAGAATGGTCCTTTCCATATTTCCGATAAGTCTCAGCTTGTACCGAATAACTATAGCTGGAACAAG gcatcaaatattatttttgttgaccAACCCATTGGGACAGGATTTAGCTACACTTTAGATGATAATGACTATTCACGTGATGTAACTAGCATTAGCAACTATCTGTACGACTTCTTACAG GAATTTTTCAAACAACACCCTGATTTcgttaaaaatgatttttacattACTGGAGAATCATATGCTGGACAATATATTCCAGCTCTTGCATCCCGAGTTCGCCAAGGAAATAAAGACAGTGAAGGAATTCATATAAACCTCAAG GGCATTGCTATTGGTAATGGAATGACAAATCCATTAATTCAGTACCCATCATTACCACAATATGCAGTTGATATGAAATTGATTACAAAGGAAGATCAAGATCAAATCAACAAACTGATCCCACCGTGTGAGGATGCAATTAAATCTTGCG AGAGTGAAGGTGGAGACAGTTGCTTTACAGCTTTAACTCAATGTAATGACATAATGAAAAATATCTTGTCAATTGCTGGCGGCATTAAT TACTATGACATCAGAACGCAACGTGATGGGGAATTGTGTTATGACTTCACACCTGTTGAGACATTTCTAAATGATGATTCTGTTAAGAAGGCTTTAGGTGTTCTTGAAGATCTGTATTTTCTTGCATGTGGCAGACTAGCGAATAATAAATTGATTCGAGCACGGATGAATAACTTTGAAGATGATATTCCTGCACTTCTTGAAGATGGAATCAAGGTTCTTATATATGCAGGGGAATATGATCTTATTTGCAACTGGCTTG GGATTTCAAAATGGGTTCATGCCATGGAGTGGTCTGGTCAAAAACAGTTTGCAGACTCCAAAACAGTTCCATTTTTAGTTGATGGTGCACAAGCAGGATCATTGAATAGCTATGGACTTCTCTCTTTTCTAAAG GTGAAAGGGGCTGGACATATGGTTCCTATGGATCAACCAAAAGCTGCATTTCAAATGTTCGTAAATTGGTTGGATGGGACACTCAATGAGAGAAGTGTTTAA
- the LOC101506550 gene encoding uncharacterized protein isoform X1 → MEADRLNTPTTFEMPLEVLGHELQFVQDPNSKHLGTTVWDASLVFAKFLERNCRKGRFSPAKLKGKRVIELGAGCGVSGFGMALLGCDVTVTDQKEVLPILQRNVDRNISRVMQKNPESFGSIKVAELQWGDESHVKAVGPPFDYIIGTDVVYVEHLLEPLLQTILGLSGPRTTILLGNEIRSTCVHEKMLQMWKKNFDVKTVSKSKMDETFQHPSIQLFIMGFKQLAEGTKNSGQAAADKVDVETVVEDNDTEQNIVVEGSGLVEENTEDHSNSIPQNAQLSEWEARRYGSMAARILRDVKIS, encoded by the exons ATGGAAGCTGACAG ATTAAATACTCCAACCACTTTTGAGATGCCATTGGAGGTTTTGGGTCACGAATTGCAATTTGTTCAG GACCCAAATTCTAAACACCTGGGAACTACAGTATGGGATGCATCACTTGTGTTTGCTAAGTTTCTT GAACGTAATTGCAGAAAAGGAAGGTTTTCCCCTGCTAAACTTAAAGGAAAACGTGTAATTGAACTAGGAGCTGGCTGTGGTGTTTCGGGGTTTG GCATGGCTTTGCTTGGTTGTGATGTTACTGTGACAGACCAAAAGGAGGTTTTGCCAATATTACAAAGAAATGTTGATCGAAATATTTCAAGGGTCATGCAAAAAAACCCTG AGTCATTTGGCTCAATCAAGGTTGCAGAGCTTCAATGGGGTGACGAGAGTCACGTTAAGGCGGTTGGTCCTCCATTTGACTACATTATTGGCACCGACGTT GTTTATGTAGAACATCTATTGGAGCCTCTATTGCAGACAATACTTGGTTTATCTGGACCTAGGACTACTATTTTG TTGGGTAATGAGATCAGGTCCACCTGTGTCCACGAGAAGATGCTTCAGATGTGGAAAAAGAACTTTGACGTGAAAACTGTCTCGAAATCAAAG ATGGATGAAACATTTCAACATCCAAGCATTCAACTCTTCATTATGGGATTTAAACAGTTAGCAGAGGGCACAAAAAATTCAGGTCAAGCTGCTGCTGACAAAGTTGATGTTGAAACTGTTGTGGAAGATAATGACACTGAGCAAAATATTGTAGTAGAAGGATCTGGTCTTGTTGAAGAAAACACTGAGGATCATAGTAATTCAATTCCCCAAAATGCACAGCTTAGTGAGTGGGAAGCCAGAAGGTATGGCTCAATGGCTGCAAGGATTTTGCGCGATGTAAAAATATCTTGA
- the LOC101506550 gene encoding uncharacterized protein isoform X2: MEADRLNTPTTFEMPLEVLGHELQFVQERNCRKGRFSPAKLKGKRVIELGAGCGVSGFGMALLGCDVTVTDQKEVLPILQRNVDRNISRVMQKNPESFGSIKVAELQWGDESHVKAVGPPFDYIIGTDVVYVEHLLEPLLQTILGLSGPRTTILLGNEIRSTCVHEKMLQMWKKNFDVKTVSKSKMDETFQHPSIQLFIMGFKQLAEGTKNSGQAAADKVDVETVVEDNDTEQNIVVEGSGLVEENTEDHSNSIPQNAQLSEWEARRYGSMAARILRDVKIS, encoded by the exons ATGGAAGCTGACAG ATTAAATACTCCAACCACTTTTGAGATGCCATTGGAGGTTTTGGGTCACGAATTGCAATTTGTTCAG GAACGTAATTGCAGAAAAGGAAGGTTTTCCCCTGCTAAACTTAAAGGAAAACGTGTAATTGAACTAGGAGCTGGCTGTGGTGTTTCGGGGTTTG GCATGGCTTTGCTTGGTTGTGATGTTACTGTGACAGACCAAAAGGAGGTTTTGCCAATATTACAAAGAAATGTTGATCGAAATATTTCAAGGGTCATGCAAAAAAACCCTG AGTCATTTGGCTCAATCAAGGTTGCAGAGCTTCAATGGGGTGACGAGAGTCACGTTAAGGCGGTTGGTCCTCCATTTGACTACATTATTGGCACCGACGTT GTTTATGTAGAACATCTATTGGAGCCTCTATTGCAGACAATACTTGGTTTATCTGGACCTAGGACTACTATTTTG TTGGGTAATGAGATCAGGTCCACCTGTGTCCACGAGAAGATGCTTCAGATGTGGAAAAAGAACTTTGACGTGAAAACTGTCTCGAAATCAAAG ATGGATGAAACATTTCAACATCCAAGCATTCAACTCTTCATTATGGGATTTAAACAGTTAGCAGAGGGCACAAAAAATTCAGGTCAAGCTGCTGCTGACAAAGTTGATGTTGAAACTGTTGTGGAAGATAATGACACTGAGCAAAATATTGTAGTAGAAGGATCTGGTCTTGTTGAAGAAAACACTGAGGATCATAGTAATTCAATTCCCCAAAATGCACAGCTTAGTGAGTGGGAAGCCAGAAGGTATGGCTCAATGGCTGCAAGGATTTTGCGCGATGTAAAAATATCTTGA